A genomic window from Desulfonatronum thiosulfatophilum includes:
- a CDS encoding DUF1844 domain-containing protein has translation MEQAHADHQAQRGAFQECFMPHVCFSTFVLSLSSSALVHLGEVPDPDNGKTSINISLAKHTIDILVMLEEKTKGNLDLEESKLLRDMLFELRMHFVRKSS, from the coding sequence ATGGAACAAGCCCATGCGGATCATCAAGCTCAACGGGGAGCATTCCAGGAATGCTTCATGCCCCATGTCTGTTTTTCCACGTTCGTACTCTCCTTGAGTTCTTCCGCCCTGGTACACCTGGGGGAAGTTCCGGATCCGGACAATGGGAAAACATCGATCAATATTTCCTTGGCAAAACATACCATCGATATCCTGGTCATGCTTGAGGAAAAGACCAAAGGCAATCTCGATCTCGAAGAATCCAAGCTGCTCAGGGACATGCTCTTCGAGTTGCGCATGCATTTCGTTCGCAAGTCATCCTGA
- a CDS encoding pyridoxal-phosphate-dependent aminotransferase family protein produces MRNKLRLLTPGPTPLPEEVRLALAQDMVHHRKAGFKEVLHRVQEGLQWLFGTRQPVLPLTCSGSGAMNAALWNLFAPGERVLVVDAGKFGQRWGDIAQSRGLEITAIRLPWGVAVSPAQIQEALDNDPSIRGVLVQASETSTGVLHPIREIAEITKVRETLLVVDGISAVAISPCPMDDWGVDCLLTGSQKGLMLPPGLAFIALSPRAWNEVERHPCAVAYFDLLRERENCGKNQTLFTPAINLLNGLDVSLHLFRKQGLEEIFRKQWALTCMTRAGVQALGLDLMVKENYTWGLTSILLPQGMDGQRLLEIAARDYGVVMAGGQDHLKGRIVRLGHMGHVDFADILAGIYALRQSFKACGGHSGSRDYLEISLAAYQQALDHKT; encoded by the coding sequence ATGCGCAATAAACTTCGTCTTCTCACTCCCGGTCCAACGCCCTTGCCCGAGGAGGTTCGCCTGGCTCTGGCCCAGGACATGGTTCATCACCGCAAGGCGGGTTTCAAGGAGGTCTTGCACCGCGTTCAGGAAGGCTTACAGTGGCTGTTCGGCACGCGTCAGCCGGTCCTGCCGCTGACCTGTTCCGGAAGCGGGGCCATGAACGCGGCGTTGTGGAATCTGTTTGCTCCTGGTGAGCGGGTGTTGGTGGTCGATGCCGGCAAATTCGGGCAACGCTGGGGAGATATCGCCCAGTCCCGCGGCTTGGAAATCACAGCGATTCGTCTGCCTTGGGGCGTGGCCGTTTCTCCGGCGCAAATCCAGGAAGCCCTGGATAACGATCCCTCCATCCGGGGTGTGTTGGTCCAGGCTTCGGAAACCTCCACCGGAGTGCTCCACCCGATCCGGGAAATAGCGGAAATAACAAAGGTCCGGGAAACACTGCTGGTGGTGGACGGAATATCCGCCGTGGCCATTTCTCCGTGCCCCATGGACGACTGGGGGGTGGACTGCCTGCTTACCGGCTCCCAGAAAGGGTTGATGCTGCCGCCCGGGCTGGCCTTCATTGCGCTCAGCCCGCGGGCCTGGAACGAGGTGGAACGCCATCCTTGCGCCGTGGCCTATTTTGATCTGCTCCGGGAACGTGAGAACTGTGGAAAGAATCAGACCCTGTTCACTCCGGCCATTAACCTGCTCAACGGGTTGGATGTTTCCCTGCATCTGTTCCGGAAACAAGGCCTGGAGGAAATATTTCGCAAGCAATGGGCTCTGACCTGTATGACCCGTGCCGGCGTCCAGGCCCTGGGACTGGATTTGATGGTCAAGGAAAACTATACATGGGGACTGACCAGCATTCTTCTGCCTCAAGGCATGGACGGGCAACGCTTGCTGGAAATTGCCGCCCGGGATTACGGCGTGGTCATGGCAGGCGGTCAGGATCATCTCAAAGGGCGAATTGTTCGGCTTGGCCATATGGGACATGTGGATTTCGCGGATATCCTGGCCGGCATCTACGCTTTGCGTCAATCCTTCAAGGCCTGCGGTGGACATTCCGGGAGCAGGGATTATTTGGAAATCAGCTTGGCCGCGTACCAACAGGCGCTTGATCACAAAACATGA
- the argC gene encoding N-acetyl-gamma-glutamyl-phosphate reductase: MQRIPVGLVGVAGYTGMELCRLLAAHPELELVRVTSRTEAGKTLGQILPHLHETGLAELVVTAPDTQDLAQACKLVFLAVPHGTAMDLAADLLRKNVRVVDLSADFRLRDPETYSQWYNLDHRHVSLLEQAVYGLPELYGKEIAGANLVANPGCYPTSVLLALAPALHHELVNPEDILVDSKSGATGAGRKPSTATLFCEVQDNFRAYSLGRHRHTPEMEQEIGVLSGQQVQLSFTPHLLPIGRGILSTIYARLKTTASSEEVHALYRDYYAQSPVSARWVRIQTPGVWPETRFVRGTMYCDLGLLVDQRTKRLLIVSVIDNLCRGASGQALANANLMLGLAPDMGLPVAPMVP; encoded by the coding sequence ATGCAACGCATTCCCGTCGGACTTGTAGGCGTGGCCGGTTATACCGGCATGGAGCTGTGCCGGTTGCTGGCCGCACATCCGGAGCTGGAACTGGTCCGGGTCACCAGCCGGACCGAGGCCGGCAAGACGCTGGGGCAAATCCTGCCTCATCTGCACGAAACAGGGCTGGCGGAACTGGTCGTTACAGCGCCGGATACGCAGGACCTGGCCCAGGCCTGCAAGCTTGTTTTTCTAGCCGTGCCCCATGGAACGGCCATGGATCTGGCCGCGGACCTGTTGCGGAAAAACGTTCGGGTGGTGGATTTGAGCGCGGATTTTCGTCTTCGCGATCCCGAGACGTATTCCCAGTGGTACAATCTGGACCACCGTCATGTCTCCTTGCTGGAACAGGCGGTCTACGGTTTGCCCGAGCTGTACGGCAAGGAGATCGCCGGAGCGAACCTGGTGGCCAATCCCGGTTGCTACCCCACCAGCGTGCTGCTGGCTTTGGCTCCAGCACTGCACCACGAACTGGTGAATCCCGAGGATATTCTCGTGGACAGCAAGTCCGGAGCCACCGGCGCGGGACGCAAACCGTCCACGGCGACTCTCTTTTGTGAAGTGCAGGATAATTTCCGGGCCTACAGCCTCGGAAGACATCGTCACACTCCTGAAATGGAACAGGAAATAGGCGTGTTGTCAGGCCAGCAGGTTCAACTTTCCTTTACTCCCCATCTGCTGCCCATCGGCCGGGGAATCCTCTCTACGATCTACGCACGGCTGAAAACCACGGCTTCCTCCGAAGAGGTCCATGCACTCTACCGTGATTACTACGCCCAAAGTCCCGTATCTGCCCGCTGGGTGCGCATCCAGACGCCCGGCGTCTGGCCGGAGACCCGATTCGTCCGCGGAACCATGTATTGTGATCTGGGCCTGCTGGTGGATCAGCGCACCAAACGGTTGCTCATCGTCAGCGTCATCGACAACCTCTGCCGCGGTGCCTCCGGTCAGGCTCTGGCCAATGCCAATCTGATGCTCGGGCTGGCCCCGGACATGGGCCTGCCTGTCGCGCCCATGGTGCCGTAG
- the polA gene encoding DNA polymerase I, with translation MSLKSRLNLNTDPIFLIDGTSFLYRAFYAFPDLKRSDGFPTNALFIVLRLLLRLQREENPEFAGFFLDGRGATFRHELFTPYKAQRQSTPEGLVQQIEPLVQGVRLFGLTTQISEGVEADDLIASLCSRFKSQRPVIIVGSDKDLLQCLDANVFLWDPGLKNEKLVSKESFQQEHGLDPRQWPDYQALVGDSSDNIPGVPGVGPKTAKALMQRFPTLEALRDNFSSLLPKERKKIEPSLEDLFIYRELTRLRTDLQPEARIFDYQCKPHEGDAFRNFLRTYEFRSLEREILALTPHLAGSGDLLRPRTAKPLRPVGRPKAVQAVSSAIPESGALHDEAQRRVLPLEELPDLGSKTVSVLRLPDGWGLGLGDQELLWTGPTDALIAAAKGSDLVAAHSWKDLLAAEPSWTVIDMARRFDVSLAAYLLQPEERDYAPAALARRYQHELAEEASPANPAQLILQLTAVLQRSTAQAGFEGLVASLEMPLIPVLVDMERSGVLLDQKALRSFLDEVQATLAQLSCSICEKAGKEFNLRSSQQLAEVLFQRLGLKTGRKTPGGSRSTNVEILEKLAGEHPIVPEILEYRKLEKLRSTYLEPLPKLMDREGRVHTTFNQLAVATGRLSSSNPNLQNIPIRGPLGMRMRACFTAPEGHQLISADYSQIELRVLAHLSEDPHLRDLFTRGVDVHAGTAAILFVKDPDQVTADERRKAKTINFGLLYGMGPQKLGRDLGIGLQKAKEFIALYFMRLQKVRDFYEHIVAQAKEQGAVFTLAGRRRILPDINSRNDNMAQTARRMAINTVVQGSAADIIKMAMIRVHHDEILRELRARMVLQVHDELLLEVPTQSCREAGARVADLMATVVNLDVPLVVDWGCGPNWATGHD, from the coding sequence CCTCAATCTGAATACGGATCCCATTTTCCTGATCGACGGAACGTCGTTTCTCTACCGGGCGTTTTACGCCTTTCCGGACCTGAAACGCTCGGATGGATTTCCCACCAACGCCCTGTTTATCGTTCTGCGCCTGCTGTTGCGCTTGCAACGAGAGGAGAACCCCGAATTTGCGGGCTTTTTTCTGGACGGGCGGGGGGCGACCTTTCGCCACGAACTCTTTACGCCTTACAAGGCGCAACGCCAGAGCACGCCCGAGGGCTTGGTGCAGCAGATCGAGCCCCTGGTGCAAGGGGTTCGTCTTTTTGGTTTGACGACGCAGATTTCCGAAGGCGTCGAGGCCGACGATCTCATTGCCAGCCTTTGCTCCCGGTTCAAATCGCAACGTCCGGTGATCATTGTCGGCTCGGACAAGGATCTGCTGCAGTGCCTGGATGCCAACGTTTTTCTTTGGGACCCCGGTCTGAAGAACGAGAAACTGGTCTCCAAAGAATCATTCCAGCAAGAACATGGTCTCGATCCGCGGCAGTGGCCGGATTATCAGGCTCTTGTGGGCGACAGCAGCGACAATATTCCCGGTGTTCCCGGAGTTGGTCCCAAGACTGCCAAGGCCCTGATGCAGCGTTTTCCCACGCTGGAGGCATTGCGGGACAATTTTTCATCACTATTGCCCAAAGAGCGAAAAAAGATCGAACCCAGCCTGGAAGATCTCTTCATCTATCGGGAATTGACCCGCTTGCGCACGGATCTGCAGCCGGAAGCCCGGATTTTCGATTACCAGTGCAAACCGCATGAAGGTGATGCGTTCAGGAATTTTTTGCGCACGTATGAGTTTCGATCCCTGGAGCGGGAAATTTTGGCTTTGACGCCACATCTGGCCGGCAGTGGCGATTTGCTCCGACCGAGAACGGCAAAGCCTCTCCGACCGGTCGGCAGACCCAAGGCAGTTCAAGCCGTTAGTTCGGCTATACCCGAATCAGGCGCACTCCATGACGAGGCGCAACGTCGTGTCCTGCCGCTGGAGGAACTGCCGGATCTTGGATCTAAAACCGTCAGTGTCTTGCGACTTCCCGATGGGTGGGGCCTTGGGTTGGGTGACCAGGAACTGCTCTGGACTGGTCCAACGGATGCCTTGATCGCCGCGGCGAAGGGCTCGGATTTGGTTGCGGCGCATTCCTGGAAGGATCTTCTGGCCGCCGAGCCCTCCTGGACAGTCATTGACATGGCTCGCCGGTTCGACGTCAGCCTGGCGGCATATCTGCTGCAGCCCGAGGAACGGGACTACGCTCCTGCTGCTCTGGCACGCAGATACCAGCACGAATTGGCCGAGGAGGCGTCGCCGGCCAACCCTGCCCAACTGATTCTCCAACTGACGGCCGTCCTGCAGCGCAGCACGGCGCAGGCCGGATTCGAAGGTCTTGTCGCCTCGCTGGAAATGCCGTTGATCCCGGTGTTGGTGGACATGGAACGCAGCGGCGTGCTGCTGGATCAAAAAGCGTTGCGCTCTTTCCTGGATGAGGTTCAGGCAACGCTGGCCCAGCTTTCCTGCTCCATTTGCGAGAAGGCCGGAAAGGAGTTCAATTTGCGGTCCAGCCAGCAACTGGCGGAAGTCCTTTTCCAACGCCTGGGGCTGAAAACCGGCCGCAAAACTCCCGGAGGGAGCCGTTCCACGAACGTGGAGATTCTCGAAAAGCTGGCCGGGGAACACCCCATCGTCCCTGAAATTCTAGAGTATCGGAAACTGGAGAAACTGCGATCCACCTATCTGGAGCCCCTTCCCAAGTTGATGGATCGCGAAGGCCGGGTGCACACCACCTTCAACCAGTTGGCCGTGGCCACGGGGCGGCTGTCCAGCAGCAACCCCAATCTCCAGAACATCCCTATTCGTGGACCTCTGGGCATGAGGATGCGGGCCTGCTTTACCGCTCCGGAAGGACATCAACTGATCAGCGCGGACTATTCCCAGATCGAACTGCGTGTCCTGGCCCATCTTTCCGAAGATCCTCACCTGAGGGATCTGTTTACCCGGGGTGTTGATGTTCATGCCGGTACGGCAGCCATTCTTTTCGTGAAAGACCCGGATCAGGTTACAGCGGATGAACGCCGTAAGGCCAAGACCATCAATTTCGGGCTGCTCTACGGCATGGGGCCCCAGAAACTCGGTCGGGACCTGGGTATCGGCCTCCAGAAGGCGAAGGAATTTATCGCGTTGTACTTCATGCGGTTGCAGAAGGTCCGCGACTTCTACGAGCATATCGTGGCGCAGGCCAAGGAACAGGGCGCTGTGTTCACCCTGGCCGGACGACGCAGGATTCTTCCGGACATCAATTCCCGCAACGACAACATGGCCCAAACCGCTCGCCGGATGGCCATAAATACGGTAGTCCAGGGCTCGGCGGCGGACATCATCAAAATGGCCATGATCCGTGTGCATCACGATGAAATCCTGCGCGAGCTGCGCGCCAGAATGGTTTTGCAGGTCCATGACGAGCTTCTTCTGGAGGTTCCCACGCAAAGTTGCCGGGAAGCCGGAGCCCGGGTCGCCGACCTGATGGCCACGGTGGTTAATCTGGATGTCCCCCTGGTCGTGGACTGGGGATGCGGCCCCAACTGGGCCACGGGACATGATTGA
- a CDS encoding prepilin peptidase codes for MLSIFPLLSLVLGLLLGSFYNVCVHRYLTGQSVILPASHCPKCGHGLSWWENIPLFSFLVLRGRCRSCGEGISWRYPLVEAVSGLWALLLALQFGFGWAWFLYMAAGGLLIIMSFIDFQEYILPDIFTFPGALLAFGGSFLLADMSWQDSLLGALFGAGAFWLLQKGYYLLRGVEGLGTGDIKLMLMLGALVGWQGLPMMIFLAAFTALAASLGYMAKNAHQGMQTRIPFGPFLSLGAMLQILYGQQLMALWMPLG; via the coding sequence TTGCTCTCCATATTTCCGCTGCTTTCCCTGGTCCTGGGGCTGTTGCTGGGAAGTTTTTACAATGTCTGCGTTCATCGGTACCTGACCGGACAATCCGTGATCCTCCCGGCCTCACATTGTCCCAAGTGCGGGCATGGGCTGTCCTGGTGGGAGAACATCCCCCTGTTCAGCTTTCTTGTACTGCGGGGGCGCTGCCGTTCCTGCGGCGAGGGCATTTCCTGGCGCTATCCATTGGTCGAGGCGGTGTCCGGGCTGTGGGCCCTGCTTCTTGCCTTGCAGTTCGGCTTTGGCTGGGCATGGTTCCTGTACATGGCGGCCGGCGGACTGCTGATTATCATGAGCTTTATCGACTTCCAGGAGTACATCCTTCCGGACATTTTCACCTTTCCCGGAGCCCTGCTCGCATTTGGCGGGTCGTTTCTTCTGGCGGACATGTCCTGGCAGGATTCCTTGCTGGGAGCCCTGTTCGGCGCCGGTGCGTTCTGGCTGCTGCAGAAAGGGTATTATCTTTTGCGCGGAGTGGAAGGGTTGGGCACTGGGGACATCAAGCTGATGCTCATGCTCGGAGCTCTGGTGGGCTGGCAGGGCTTGCCGATGATGATTTTTCTGGCCGCATTCACCGCACTGGCGGCAAGCCTGGGATACATGGCAAAAAATGCCCATCAAGGCATGCAGACCCGGATTCCCTTCGGCCCGTTTCTCAGCCTGGGCGCAATGCTGCAAATCCTCTACGGCCAACAGTTGATGGCGCTTTGGATGCCCCTGGGCTGA